The Cellulomonas sp. P24 genome contains a region encoding:
- a CDS encoding ABC transporter ATP-binding protein produces the protein MDTPAVVARGLTKHFGTVVALDHLDLEVHQGEIFGYLGPNGSGKSTTVRLLLHLIRPTSGSATIMGVPVEDVERSHRHVGYVSGDVALWPQLTGAETLELLGRISGRVDVAFRDELVERLQVDPSVRARAYSKGNRQKIALVAAFMTRPDVLLLDEPTAGLDPLMEAVFQDLAREATARGQTIFLSSHILDEVQDLCDRVAILRTGQLVEVAALDDLRRLHTTIVEVLMDGPVPSFDDVDGVTASEPLPGGVRVSLTGSPSALIARLATLPVTSLRTEEATLEQVFLTYY, from the coding sequence GTGGACACCCCTGCGGTCGTGGCGCGCGGTCTCACCAAGCACTTCGGGACGGTGGTCGCCCTCGACCACCTCGACCTCGAGGTCCACCAGGGTGAGATCTTCGGGTACCTGGGACCGAACGGGTCCGGGAAGTCGACGACGGTGCGCCTCCTGCTCCACCTCATCCGGCCCACGAGCGGCAGCGCGACGATCATGGGCGTCCCGGTCGAGGACGTCGAGCGGTCCCACCGGCACGTCGGGTACGTGTCCGGTGACGTCGCGCTGTGGCCGCAGCTGACCGGCGCCGAGACCCTCGAGCTCCTGGGCCGGATCTCCGGGCGCGTGGACGTGGCCTTCCGCGACGAGCTCGTCGAGCGGCTGCAGGTCGACCCGTCCGTGCGGGCGCGCGCGTACTCGAAGGGCAACCGGCAGAAGATCGCCCTGGTCGCGGCCTTCATGACCCGGCCCGACGTCCTGCTCCTCGACGAGCCGACCGCGGGCCTCGACCCCCTCATGGAGGCGGTGTTCCAGGACCTGGCGCGTGAGGCGACCGCACGCGGCCAGACGATCTTCCTCTCGTCGCACATCCTCGACGAGGTCCAGGACCTGTGCGACCGGGTCGCGATCCTCCGCACCGGGCAGCTGGTGGAGGTCGCCGCGCTCGACGACCTGCGTCGTCTGCACACGACGATCGTCGAGGTGCTGATGGACGGCCCGGTGCCGTCGTTCGACGACGTCGACGGCGTCACCGCGAGCGAGCCGCTGCCCGGCGGCGTCCGGGTCTCGCTCACCGGGTCGCCGTCCGCGCTGATCGCCCGCCTCGCGACGCTCCCGGTCACGAGCCTGCGCACCGAGGAGGCGACGCTCGAGCAGGTGTTCCTGACGTACTACTGA
- a CDS encoding ferredoxin: protein MKKHGETSRLRIDAAACDGIGVCAHLASEVLELDRWGFPIITARELSRSELSAARRAVRACPRKALWIETSEVPSAAERRPGGTAPFSS from the coding sequence ATGAAGAAGCACGGCGAGACGTCACGTCTGCGCATCGACGCGGCGGCCTGCGACGGCATCGGCGTGTGCGCCCACCTGGCGTCGGAGGTCCTGGAGCTCGACCGCTGGGGCTTCCCGATCATCACGGCCCGCGAGCTCTCCCGGAGTGAGCTCTCCGCCGCGCGGCGTGCGGTCCGGGCCTGCCCACGCAAGGCGCTCTGGATCGAGACCTCCGAGGTCCCGTCCGCCGCCGAGCGCAGACCGGGGGGCACCGCGCCGTTCTCGTCGTAG
- a CDS encoding NADH-ubiquinone oxidoreductase-F iron-sulfur binding region domain-containing protein has translation MSPDELTADPSRAWSGTDRTEQLRVTRDQLAWDRSRSTGAETVAWGAPARTSPARVSTTQTSTTQTSTTHGAAQARPALLLHGVQLDRVGEADPWEPAAVEHLEHLVGRVGPRPHGSLDLVAMIERAGLTGHGGAHVPAAAKWRKTLQGDGPLTIVANGAESEPLSAKDATLMRQRPHLVLDGLALAAEALGADRAVVWLHGDDHGTAATLQGAIAERRAARLHEPAPELVMGPSHYLSGESSAITRALQGGPTLPTARRPRDPRSRSPRTLVHNVETLARLALIARGYPPLPTMLLTVLTPVSRMVLEVPRGTPVIDVLEATGWLRNGAPQAALLGGYGGMWASWRDLRSATFDEPALRAAGLSIGAGVVAPIAHGACGLAETAALTGYLASMSARQCGPCLFGLPALTDGMRALAAGEASRRERAQLLEDLRLVEGRGACHHPDGATRLIASALEVFEHDVVEHVAGRPCYESGRITLPVPGGHR, from the coding sequence ATGAGCCCGGACGAGCTGACGGCTGACCCGTCGCGTGCGTGGTCCGGCACGGACCGCACCGAGCAGCTCAGGGTCACCCGGGACCAGCTCGCGTGGGACCGGTCGCGCTCGACGGGAGCAGAGACGGTCGCATGGGGCGCGCCCGCCCGGACGTCCCCCGCCCGGGTCTCGACTACGCAGACGTCGACCACGCAGACGTCGACCACGCACGGCGCGGCGCAGGCGCGGCCCGCGCTGCTGCTGCACGGCGTGCAGCTCGACCGCGTCGGCGAGGCCGACCCGTGGGAGCCCGCCGCCGTCGAGCACCTCGAGCACCTCGTCGGCCGGGTCGGTCCGCGGCCGCACGGGAGCCTCGACCTCGTCGCGATGATCGAACGCGCGGGGCTCACCGGCCACGGTGGCGCGCACGTCCCGGCGGCCGCGAAGTGGCGCAAGACGCTGCAAGGCGACGGGCCCCTGACCATCGTGGCGAACGGTGCCGAGAGCGAGCCGCTCAGCGCGAAGGACGCCACCTTGATGCGTCAGCGCCCCCACCTGGTGCTCGACGGGCTGGCCCTCGCCGCCGAGGCCCTCGGGGCGGACCGGGCCGTCGTCTGGCTGCACGGCGACGACCACGGCACCGCGGCGACCCTCCAGGGTGCGATCGCCGAGCGGCGCGCCGCACGCCTGCACGAGCCCGCCCCCGAGCTCGTCATGGGCCCCTCGCACTACCTGTCGGGCGAGTCGAGCGCGATCACCCGCGCGCTGCAGGGCGGCCCGACCCTCCCCACGGCGCGTCGTCCCCGGGACCCACGGAGCCGAAGCCCCCGGACGCTCGTGCACAACGTCGAGACCCTGGCCCGGCTGGCGCTCATCGCCCGCGGGTACCCGCCGCTGCCGACCATGCTGCTCACCGTGCTGACCCCGGTCAGCCGGATGGTCCTCGAGGTGCCGCGCGGGACCCCGGTGATCGACGTGCTCGAGGCCACCGGCTGGCTGCGGAACGGCGCGCCGCAGGCGGCGCTCCTCGGCGGGTACGGCGGCATGTGGGCGTCGTGGCGTGACCTGCGGTCGGCGACGTTCGACGAGCCCGCGCTGCGCGCAGCCGGCCTGAGCATCGGCGCCGGAGTCGTCGCACCGATCGCCCACGGCGCGTGCGGTCTCGCCGAGACCGCCGCCCTCACCGGCTACCTCGCATCGATGAGCGCCCGGCAGTGCGGGCCGTGCCTGTTCGGGCTCCCGGCGCTGACGGACGGCATGCGGGCCCTCGCGGCAGGCGAGGCCTCCCGCCGCGAACGTGCCCAGCTCCTCGAGGACCTGCGCCTCGTCGAGGGGCGCGGTGCGTGCCACCACCCCGACGGTGCGACGCGCCTGATCGCGTCCGCGCTGGAGGTCTTCGAGCACGACGTCGTCGAGCACGTCGCCGGCCGGCCGTGCTACGAGTCGGGGCGGATCACCCTGCCCGTCCCGGGGGGACACCGATGA
- a CDS encoding FAD:protein FMN transferase: protein MPTVQGLAADGVEVTRSDELVVVSFRSMASPVTLTVVDPGPDAELHLTRAVEAVRDVERTCSRFDATSALSRANAAPEQWHQVPATLAAAVSEAYRAHRETDGLFDPRILDVLLGWGYDRTLPFVDGAVTRDPAALPAVTPAATVRRPAPWHPEIVESDGEWWIRLGDQPIDLGGIGKGLAVRWAADELADAGAGYAVDAGGDEALAGVGPDGPRWRVGVEDPSDHAELVLVLDVTDTGCATSSIRRRRWTSGGAHVHHLVDPRTRRPGGAGLAAVTVLAPDAAWSEVWSKTLFLAGASEIRSVAEDLGLTAAWVHEDGTVGTTTRMDPLVIWTARELEAHR from the coding sequence ATGCCTACCGTCCAGGGACTGGCCGCCGACGGTGTCGAGGTGACGCGCTCGGATGAGCTGGTCGTCGTGTCGTTCCGGTCGATGGCGAGCCCCGTGACCCTGACGGTCGTCGACCCCGGACCGGACGCGGAGCTCCACCTCACCCGCGCGGTCGAGGCCGTGCGCGACGTCGAGCGCACGTGCTCGCGGTTCGACGCCACGAGCGCGCTGTCCCGGGCCAATGCGGCGCCCGAGCAGTGGCACCAGGTCCCGGCGACGCTCGCCGCCGCGGTCTCCGAGGCGTACCGGGCGCACCGTGAGACCGACGGCCTGTTCGACCCGCGGATCCTCGACGTCCTGCTCGGCTGGGGCTACGACCGCACGCTGCCGTTCGTCGACGGTGCGGTGACGCGCGACCCGGCTGCGCTCCCGGCCGTCACCCCGGCGGCGACGGTCCGACGGCCCGCCCCGTGGCATCCCGAGATCGTGGAGAGCGACGGGGAGTGGTGGATCCGGTTGGGTGACCAGCCGATCGACCTCGGCGGGATCGGCAAGGGCCTGGCCGTGCGGTGGGCTGCGGACGAGCTGGCCGACGCCGGCGCGGGCTACGCGGTCGACGCCGGCGGTGACGAGGCACTCGCAGGCGTCGGACCCGACGGCCCACGCTGGCGCGTCGGGGTCGAGGACCCGTCCGACCACGCCGAGCTCGTGCTCGTCCTCGACGTCACCGACACCGGGTGTGCGACCTCGTCGATCCGGCGTCGTCGGTGGACCTCCGGCGGTGCGCACGTCCACCACCTCGTCGACCCGCGCACGCGGCGTCCGGGTGGTGCCGGCTTGGCCGCCGTGACCGTCCTGGCACCGGATGCCGCCTGGTCGGAGGTCTGGAGCAAGACGCTGTTCCTCGCCGGGGCCTCGGAGATCCGGTCGGTCGCCGAGGACCTCGGCCTGACGGCCGCCTGGGTGCACGAGGACGGCACCGTCGGCACGACGACCCGGATGGACCCGCTGGTCATCTGGACCGCACGAGAGCTGGAGGCGCACCGATGA